Proteins encoded in a region of the Streptomyces sp. NBC_00513 genome:
- a CDS encoding MFS transporter, whose product MNRNTWRWLAAYAASLIGDAIYFLALGWTAAHVAGPAEVGLVMAAGAVPRALLMLGGGVVADRFGPRLVVVSSDAVRCAVILALALIVALASPGLWVLVTVALVFGAVDALFMPAVGALPPRIAGPGQLVRVQGLRSLAERVGHTAGPPVAGLAIGLGGVGAAFGVAAALFGLSLVLLLAVRIAPTVRDSEDPSAGQTPWRQLLSGLAYIRRHPVIGPLTVSGALSQLGTSAPLTLGLILLAEERDWGAGGVGWIIGAFGAGAASSALVLTLVPRFPRAGAVQNLTLIVGSAGIGSLALAPGLPTAVAVSLLTGLVCGICGGLAVALIQTSTDPAYLGRVSSVMAFTAVGLAPLSYPVFGLAVDLWGITPVFVAGGLLSMAGAVVGTSAREVRRAELAFA is encoded by the coding sequence TTGAACCGGAACACATGGCGTTGGCTGGCCGCCTACGCCGCCTCGCTGATCGGCGACGCGATCTACTTCCTCGCCCTCGGCTGGACCGCCGCGCACGTGGCCGGGCCGGCCGAGGTCGGGCTGGTCATGGCGGCCGGCGCCGTCCCGAGGGCCCTGCTCATGCTGGGCGGCGGGGTGGTCGCCGACCGCTTCGGGCCCCGGCTCGTGGTCGTCTCCTCCGACGCCGTGCGCTGCGCGGTCATCCTCGCGCTCGCCCTGATCGTCGCGCTCGCCTCACCCGGGCTGTGGGTCCTGGTGACGGTGGCCCTGGTCTTCGGGGCCGTCGACGCGCTGTTCATGCCGGCGGTCGGCGCGCTGCCGCCCCGCATCGCCGGCCCCGGACAGCTGGTGCGGGTCCAGGGGCTGCGCAGCCTCGCCGAACGCGTCGGGCACACCGCGGGGCCGCCGGTGGCGGGCCTCGCGATCGGCCTGGGCGGCGTGGGAGCCGCCTTCGGCGTGGCCGCCGCGCTGTTCGGGCTCTCCCTGGTGCTGCTGCTGGCCGTACGGATCGCCCCCACGGTGCGGGACTCCGAGGACCCCTCGGCGGGGCAGACCCCCTGGCGGCAGTTGCTGTCCGGGCTCGCCTACATCCGGCGGCACCCGGTGATCGGTCCGCTGACGGTGTCCGGCGCGCTGAGCCAGCTCGGCACCTCCGCGCCGCTCACCCTGGGGCTGATCCTGCTGGCCGAGGAGCGGGACTGGGGCGCCGGCGGGGTCGGCTGGATCATCGGCGCCTTCGGGGCGGGTGCGGCGTCCAGCGCCCTGGTCCTGACGCTGGTGCCCCGGTTCCCCCGCGCGGGCGCGGTGCAGAACCTCACCCTGATCGTCGGCTCGGCCGGCATCGGCAGCCTCGCCCTGGCCCCCGGCCTGCCGACCGCGGTCGCCGTCTCGCTGCTGACCGGCCTGGTCTGCGGAATCTGCGGAGGCCTGGCCGTCGCCCTGATCCAGACCTCCACCGACCCCGCGTACCTGGGCCGGGTCAGCTCGGTCATGGCCTTCACGGCGGTGGGCCTGGCCCCGCTGTCCTACCCCGTTTTCGGCCTGGCGGTGGACCTGTGGGGCATCACCCCGGTGTTCGTGGCCGGCGGCCTGCTGAGCATGGCGGGAGCGGTGGTCGGCACCTCGGCCCGCGAGGTCCGCAGGGCGGAACTCGCCTTCGCCTGA
- the hisF gene encoding imidazole glycerol phosphate synthase subunit HisF produces the protein MTLAVRVIPCLDVDNGRVVKGVNFQNLRDAGDPVEMAKLYDAEGADELTFLDITASSGNRETTYDVVRRTAEQVFIPLTVGGGVRTADDVDKLLRAGADKVGVNTAAIARPELIREIAERFGRQVLVLSVDARRTASGSFEVTTHGGRRSAGIDAVEWAHRAAELGAGEILLNSMDADGTKDGYDTEMIAAVRRHVTVPVIASGGAGRLEHFPPAIEAGADAVLAASVFHFGDLRIGQVKDALRGAGHPVR, from the coding sequence ATGACCCTCGCCGTACGGGTGATCCCCTGCCTGGACGTGGACAACGGCCGCGTGGTCAAGGGAGTCAACTTCCAGAATCTGCGCGACGCCGGCGACCCGGTGGAGATGGCCAAGCTCTACGACGCCGAGGGCGCCGACGAGCTGACGTTCCTCGACATCACCGCTTCCTCCGGCAACCGCGAGACCACCTACGACGTGGTGCGCCGCACCGCCGAACAGGTCTTCATCCCGCTGACCGTCGGCGGCGGCGTGCGCACCGCCGACGACGTCGACAAACTGCTGCGGGCGGGCGCCGACAAGGTGGGCGTCAACACGGCCGCCATCGCCCGCCCCGAGCTGATCCGGGAGATCGCCGAGCGGTTCGGTCGGCAGGTGCTCGTGCTGTCCGTGGACGCCCGCCGCACCGCCTCCGGCTCCTTCGAGGTCACCACCCACGGCGGCCGGCGGAGCGCCGGCATCGACGCCGTGGAATGGGCCCACCGGGCGGCCGAACTGGGCGCCGGGGAAATCCTGTTGAACTCCATGGACGCGGACGGTACGAAGGACGGCTACGACACGGAGATGATCGCGGCCGTGCGCAGGCACGTCACGGTCCCGGTGATCGCCTCCGGCGGCGCCGGCAGGCTGGAGCACTTCCCGCCGGCCATCGAGGCCGGCGCGGACGCGGTACTCGCCGCGTCGGTGTTCCACTTCGGCGACCTGCGCATCGGCCAGGTCAAGGACGCGCTGCGGGGGGCCGGCCACCCGGTGCGCTGA
- a CDS encoding RidA family protein: MSSSDQVRRISSGGAYEDVIGYSRAVQLPNGLVLVSGCTAVDGGGPYDQAITAFGVAFKALEQAGLGPEHVVRTRMYLTHARDVEDVGRAHKELFDAVRPAASMIIVSGFVDPSMVVEVEVEAFGPSGASA, translated from the coding sequence ATGAGCTCTTCCGACCAGGTACGACGCATCTCCTCCGGTGGCGCCTACGAGGACGTCATCGGCTACTCGCGCGCCGTACAGCTCCCCAACGGCCTGGTCCTCGTCTCCGGCTGCACCGCCGTCGACGGGGGTGGCCCGTACGACCAGGCCATCACGGCCTTCGGCGTGGCCTTCAAGGCCCTGGAGCAGGCCGGGCTCGGCCCCGAGCACGTGGTGCGCACCCGCATGTACCTCACGCACGCCCGCGACGTGGAGGACGTCGGCCGCGCCCACAAGGAGCTGTTCGACGCGGTGCGGCCCGCAGCATCCATGATCATCGTCTCCGGTTTCGTCGACCCCTCCATGGTCGTCGAGGTGGAGGTCGAAGCCTTCGGTCCCTCAGGAGCCTCCGCATGA
- the priA gene encoding bifunctional 1-(5-phosphoribosyl)-5-((5-phosphoribosylamino)methylideneamino)imidazole-4-carboxamide isomerase/phosphoribosylanthranilate isomerase PriA, giving the protein MPKTLELLPAVDVRDGQAVRLVHGVSGSETSYGSPLEAALAWQASGAEWLHLVDLDAAFGTGDNRALVAEITGAMDVKVELSGGIRDDASLAAALATGCTRVNLGTAALETPEWAAKAIAEHGDRIAVGLDVRGTTLKGRGWTSEGGDLYETLARLDSEGCARYVVTDIGKDGTLTGPNLELLKNVCAATDRPVVASGGISSLDDLRALSALVPQGVEGAIVGKALYAKAFTLEEALKVVSA; this is encoded by the coding sequence ATGCCGAAGACCCTTGAACTCCTCCCCGCGGTCGACGTCCGCGACGGACAGGCCGTCCGCCTCGTCCACGGGGTCTCCGGCAGCGAGACCTCCTACGGCTCCCCGCTGGAGGCGGCCCTCGCCTGGCAGGCCTCCGGCGCCGAGTGGCTCCACCTGGTCGACCTCGACGCCGCCTTCGGCACCGGCGACAACCGCGCCCTGGTCGCCGAGATCACCGGCGCCATGGACGTCAAGGTCGAACTCTCCGGCGGCATCCGCGACGACGCCTCGCTCGCCGCGGCCCTCGCCACCGGCTGCACCCGCGTCAACCTGGGCACCGCCGCCCTGGAGACCCCCGAGTGGGCCGCCAAGGCCATCGCCGAGCACGGCGACAGGATCGCGGTCGGCCTCGACGTGCGCGGCACCACCCTCAAGGGCCGCGGCTGGACCAGCGAGGGCGGCGACCTCTACGAGACCCTCGCCCGCCTGGACTCCGAGGGCTGCGCCCGCTACGTCGTCACCGACATCGGCAAGGACGGCACGCTGACCGGCCCCAACCTGGAGCTGCTGAAGAACGTCTGCGCCGCCACCGACCGGCCCGTCGTGGCCTCCGGCGGCATCTCCTCGCTGGACGACCTGCGGGCCCTGTCCGCGCTCGTCCCGCAGGGCGTCGAGGGCGCCATCGTCGGCAAGGCCCTGTACGCCAAGGCCTTCACCCTGGAAGAAGCCCTGAAGGTGGTCTCCGCATGA
- the hisH gene encoding imidazole glycerol phosphate synthase subunit HisH, translated as MSAAGPARPTKKVVVFDYGFGNVRSAERALARVGADVEITRDYDKAMDADGLLVPGVGAFAACMRGLKDARGDWIIGRRLSGGRPVMGICVGMQILFERGIEHGVETEGLDEWPGTVGPLKAPVVPHMGWNTVDAPADSQAFAGLDADARFYFVHSYAARDWSLEVTNPLIRAPKVTWATHGEPFVAAVENGALWATQFHPEKSGDAGARLLTNWIETL; from the coding sequence ATGAGCGCTGCTGGTCCCGCCAGACCGACCAAGAAGGTCGTCGTCTTCGACTACGGCTTCGGCAACGTCCGCTCCGCCGAACGCGCCCTCGCGCGCGTCGGCGCCGACGTCGAGATCACCCGCGACTACGACAAGGCCATGGACGCCGACGGACTCCTCGTCCCCGGCGTCGGCGCCTTCGCCGCCTGCATGCGGGGCCTCAAGGACGCCCGCGGCGACTGGATCATCGGCCGCCGGCTCTCCGGCGGCCGCCCCGTCATGGGCATCTGCGTGGGCATGCAGATCCTCTTCGAGCGCGGCATCGAACACGGCGTGGAGACCGAGGGCCTCGACGAGTGGCCCGGTACGGTCGGACCGCTCAAGGCCCCCGTCGTCCCGCACATGGGGTGGAACACCGTCGACGCGCCGGCCGACAGCCAGGCCTTCGCCGGCCTGGACGCGGACGCCCGCTTCTACTTCGTCCACTCGTACGCGGCGCGCGACTGGAGCCTGGAAGTCACCAACCCGCTGATCCGCGCCCCCAAGGTCACCTGGGCCACCCACGGCGAGCCCTTCGTCGCGGCGGTGGAGAACGGGGCCCTGTGGGCCACCCAGTTCCACCCCGAGAAGTCCGGCGACGCCGGGGCCCGGCTCCTCACCAACTGGATCGAGACCCTCTGA
- a CDS encoding RNA-guided endonuclease TnpB family protein yields MGTSSLVKRAFKYRFYPTDAQAAGLSRTFGCVRKVYNLALAARADAWTRQERMGYGQTSALLTTWKRTEELAYLAEVSSVPLQQALRHLQSAFAGFWGKRAKYPRFKSKRKSRASAEYTRSAFRYADGHLTLAKMAEPLDIVWSRPLPAGAAPSTVTVSRDSAGRWFVSLLCEDTPAPMPATTNAVGIDVGLTVLATLSTGEKIPNPRHERRERDRLARAQRALARKEMGSKNRAKARTRVARIHALIADRRRDHLHKLTTRLVRENQTLVIEDLTVKNLLRNHTLARAVSDAGWRELRSMLEYKAAWYGRVLVTTDRWFPSTRLCSVCGTSADTMPLHVREWTCENCGTTHDRDGNAAINLLAAGLAVAACGAGVRPHRESSSRLGRSVVKQETPPVRVGLPSS; encoded by the coding sequence GTGGGAACTTCTTCTCTGGTGAAGCGGGCGTTCAAGTACCGCTTCTATCCGACCGACGCGCAGGCGGCCGGGCTGTCGCGGACGTTCGGGTGTGTACGGAAGGTCTACAACCTGGCTCTGGCCGCCCGCGCGGATGCCTGGACCCGCCAGGAGCGTATGGGGTACGGACAGACGTCGGCGCTGCTCACGACGTGGAAGCGGACCGAGGAGCTGGCGTACCTGGCCGAGGTCTCCTCGGTGCCGTTGCAGCAGGCACTGCGGCATCTGCAGAGTGCGTTCGCGGGGTTTTGGGGAAAGCGGGCGAAGTACCCCCGCTTCAAGTCGAAGCGGAAGTCCCGGGCCTCGGCCGAGTACACGCGCAGTGCGTTCCGCTACGCCGACGGTCACCTGACGCTCGCGAAGATGGCCGAGCCGTTGGACATCGTGTGGTCGCGCCCCCTCCCGGCTGGGGCGGCACCGAGCACCGTGACGGTCTCCCGGGACAGTGCCGGGCGCTGGTTCGTGTCCCTGTTGTGCGAGGACACCCCTGCCCCGATGCCCGCCACCACGAATGCGGTGGGCATCGACGTCGGACTGACCGTACTGGCCACCCTCTCGACCGGCGAGAAGATCCCCAATCCCCGACATGAGCGCAGGGAACGCGACCGGCTGGCGCGTGCACAAAGGGCGCTGGCCCGGAAGGAGATGGGAAGCAAGAACCGAGCCAAGGCCCGCACCCGCGTGGCCAGGATCCACGCCCTCATTGCCGATCGCCGCCGGGATCATCTGCACAAACTGACGACTCGACTCGTGCGCGAAAACCAAACGCTCGTGATCGAGGACCTCACCGTCAAGAACTTGCTGAGGAATCACACGCTCGCCCGGGCCGTCAGCGATGCGGGCTGGCGTGAGCTGCGCTCCATGCTGGAGTACAAGGCGGCCTGGTACGGACGGGTGCTGGTCACCACCGACCGGTGGTTCCCCAGCACACGCCTGTGCTCGGTCTGCGGGACCTCGGCCGACACGATGCCCCTGCACGTCCGCGAGTGGACGTGCGAGAACTGCGGAACGACCCACGACCGGGACGGGAACGCCGCGATCAATCTTCTGGCCGCCGGGCTGGCGGTCGCTGCCTGTGGAGCGGGTGTAAGACCTCATCGGGAGTCCTCCTCTCGGTTGGGGCGGTCCGTGGTGAAACAGGAAACCCCACCCGTGAGGGTGGGACTCCCCTCCTCTTAG
- the hisB gene encoding imidazoleglycerol-phosphate dehydratase HisB translates to MSRIGRVERTTKETSVVVEINLDGTGKVDVSTGVGFYDHMLDQLGRHGLFDLTVKTEGDLHIDSHHTIEDSALALGAAFKQALGDKVGIYRFGNCTVPLDESLAQVTVDLSGRPYLVHTEPENMAPMIGTYDTTMTRHIFESFVAQAQIALHIHVPYGRNAHHIVECQFKALARALRYAAEFDPRAAGILPSTKGAL, encoded by the coding sequence ATGAGCCGCATCGGACGGGTCGAACGGACCACGAAGGAGACCTCGGTCGTCGTCGAGATAAACCTCGACGGCACCGGCAAGGTCGACGTCTCGACGGGCGTGGGCTTCTACGACCACATGCTCGACCAGCTCGGCCGCCACGGCCTCTTCGACCTCACCGTCAAGACCGAGGGCGACCTGCACATCGACAGCCACCACACCATCGAGGACAGCGCCCTCGCGCTCGGCGCCGCCTTCAAGCAGGCCCTCGGCGACAAGGTGGGCATCTACCGCTTCGGCAACTGCACCGTCCCGCTGGACGAGTCGCTCGCCCAGGTGACCGTCGACCTGTCCGGCCGCCCCTACCTCGTGCACACCGAGCCCGAGAACATGGCGCCGATGATCGGCACCTACGACACGACGATGACCCGGCACATCTTCGAGTCCTTCGTCGCGCAGGCCCAGATCGCCCTGCACATCCACGTCCCGTACGGGCGCAACGCCCACCACATCGTGGAGTGCCAGTTCAAGGCGCTGGCCCGCGCCCTGCGCTACGCGGCCGAGTTCGACCCGCGCGCCGCCGGGATCCTGCCCTCCACGAAGGGCGCCCTCTAA
- a CDS encoding histidinol-phosphate transaminase — protein sequence MTGIDDLPIRDELRGKSPYGAPQLDVPVQLNTNENPYELPEELVRRIAERVAEAARTLNRYPDRDAIELRTELAAYLTRTGKHPVARENVWAANGSNEVLQQLLQAFGGPGRTAMGFEPSYSMHALIARGTGTGWISGPRRDDFTIDAEAAERAIAEHAPDVVFITSPNNPTGTAVGAETVLALYEAAQAARADRGSASLVVVDEAYVEFSHHDSLLPLIEGRPCLVVSRTMSKAFGAAGLRLGYLAAHPAVVDAVQLVRLPYHLSAVTQATALAALEHTDTLLGYVEQLKAERDRLVEELRAIGFEVTESDANFIQFGKFDDSHTAWEKILDQGVLVRDNGVPGWLRVTAGTPAENDAFLEAVRALKKEQHA from the coding sequence ATGACCGGCATCGACGACCTCCCCATCCGCGACGAGCTGCGCGGCAAGTCCCCCTACGGCGCCCCGCAGCTCGACGTGCCCGTCCAGCTGAACACCAACGAGAACCCGTACGAGCTCCCCGAGGAGCTGGTGCGGCGGATCGCCGAACGCGTGGCCGAAGCCGCCCGCACCCTCAACCGCTACCCCGACCGGGACGCGATCGAGCTGCGGACCGAGCTGGCCGCGTACCTCACCCGTACCGGCAAGCACCCCGTCGCGCGCGAGAACGTCTGGGCCGCCAACGGATCCAACGAGGTCCTCCAACAGCTCCTCCAGGCCTTCGGCGGCCCCGGCCGCACCGCGATGGGCTTCGAGCCCTCGTACTCCATGCACGCGCTGATCGCCCGCGGCACCGGCACCGGGTGGATCTCCGGCCCGCGCCGGGACGACTTCACCATCGACGCGGAGGCGGCGGAGCGGGCCATCGCCGAGCACGCGCCGGACGTCGTCTTCATCACCTCGCCCAACAACCCCACGGGCACCGCCGTCGGAGCCGAGACGGTCCTCGCCCTGTACGAGGCCGCCCAGGCCGCGCGTGCCGATCGAGGTTCGGCCTCCCTCGTCGTCGTCGACGAGGCGTACGTGGAGTTCAGCCACCACGACTCGCTCCTGCCGCTCATCGAGGGCCGCCCGTGCCTGGTGGTCTCCCGGACCATGTCCAAGGCCTTCGGCGCCGCCGGGCTGCGCCTGGGCTACCTGGCCGCGCACCCCGCCGTGGTCGACGCCGTGCAGCTCGTACGCCTGCCGTACCACCTGTCGGCCGTCACCCAGGCGACCGCGCTGGCCGCGCTGGAGCACACCGACACCCTCCTCGGCTACGTGGAGCAGCTCAAGGCCGAGCGCGACCGCCTCGTCGAGGAGCTGCGGGCCATCGGCTTCGAGGTCACCGAGTCCGACGCGAACTTCATCCAGTTCGGGAAGTTCGACGACTCCCACACCGCTTGGGAAAAGATCCTCGACCAGGGCGTCCTGGTCCGGGACAACGGCGTGCCGGGATGGCTGCGGGTCACCGCGGGCACCCCGGCCGAGAACGACGCGTTCCTGGAAGCGGTTCGCGCACTGAAGAAGGAGCAGCACGCATGA
- the hisD gene encoding histidinol dehydrogenase, translating to MISRIDLRGDTLPEGGALRDLLPRAEFDVEAALDKVRPICEDVHHRGTAALIDYARKFDGVELSQVRVPAQALKAALEQLDPAVRAALEESIRRARIVHRNQRRGEHTTQVVPGGTVTEKWVPVERVGLYAPGGRSVYPSSVVMNVVPAQEAGVESIALASPPQKEFDGLPHPTILAACALLGVDEVYAAGGAQAVAMFAYGTDECAPANMVTGPGNIWVAAAKRYFTGKIGIDTEAGPTEIAVLADSTADPVHVAADLISQAEHDPLAAAVLVTDSVELADAVERELEPQVAATKHVEDRIKPALAGRQSAIVLVDSLEDGLKVVDAYGAEHLEIQTADAAAWAARVRNAGAIFVGPWAPVSLGDYCAGSNHVLPTGGCACHSSGLSVQSFLRGIHIVDYTRDALAEVTHHVVTLAEAEDLPAHGAALKARFGWKVPQA from the coding sequence GTGATCTCTCGTATCGACCTGCGCGGTGACACCCTCCCCGAGGGTGGCGCCCTGCGCGATCTGCTGCCCCGTGCCGAGTTCGACGTGGAAGCCGCCCTGGACAAGGTGCGGCCCATCTGCGAGGACGTCCATCATCGTGGCACGGCGGCGCTGATCGACTACGCGCGGAAGTTCGACGGGGTCGAGCTCTCGCAGGTCCGGGTGCCCGCGCAGGCCCTCAAGGCCGCCCTGGAGCAGCTGGACCCGGCCGTGCGCGCCGCCCTGGAGGAGTCCATCCGGCGCGCCCGGATCGTGCACCGCAACCAGCGCCGCGGCGAGCACACCACCCAGGTGGTCCCCGGCGGAACTGTGACCGAGAAGTGGGTTCCGGTCGAGCGGGTGGGCCTATACGCGCCCGGCGGCCGCTCGGTGTACCCGTCCTCCGTCGTGATGAACGTGGTGCCGGCCCAGGAGGCGGGCGTCGAGTCCATCGCGCTCGCGTCCCCGCCGCAAAAAGAATTCGACGGTCTGCCGCACCCCACGATCCTCGCCGCCTGCGCGCTGCTCGGCGTGGACGAGGTGTACGCGGCCGGTGGCGCCCAGGCCGTCGCGATGTTCGCGTACGGCACGGACGAGTGCGCCCCGGCGAACATGGTGACCGGCCCCGGCAACATCTGGGTCGCCGCCGCCAAGCGCTACTTCACCGGGAAGATCGGCATCGACACCGAGGCCGGCCCCACCGAGATCGCCGTCCTCGCGGACTCCACGGCCGACCCGGTGCACGTCGCCGCCGACCTGATCAGCCAGGCCGAGCACGACCCGCTGGCCGCCGCCGTCCTCGTCACGGACTCCGTCGAGCTCGCGGACGCCGTGGAACGGGAGCTGGAGCCGCAGGTCGCCGCCACCAAGCACGTCGAGGACCGGATCAAGCCCGCGCTCGCCGGCCGGCAGTCCGCGATCGTCCTGGTGGACAGCCTGGAGGACGGCCTCAAGGTCGTCGACGCGTACGGCGCCGAGCACCTGGAGATCCAGACCGCCGACGCGGCCGCCTGGGCCGCCCGGGTCCGCAACGCCGGCGCGATCTTCGTCGGCCCCTGGGCCCCGGTCTCCCTCGGCGACTACTGCGCGGGCTCGAACCACGTGCTGCCCACCGGCGGCTGCGCCTGCCACTCCTCCGGCCTGTCCGTGCAGTCCTTCCTGCGCGGCATCCACATCGTCGACTACACGCGGGACGCCCTCGCCGAGGTCACCCACCACGTGGTGACGCTCGCCGAGGCCGAGGACCTGCCCGCGCACGGCGCGGCCCTCAAGGCGCGCTTCGGATGGAAGGTCCCCCAGGCATGA
- a CDS encoding oxidoreductase, producing the protein MAEARAGGEPADATAAELRMWQAYRTGGVCDLSARAAGRDDPHSDRAWGPERTVRAGTVALLLLHGPPPVPGRVASLKLRGVRISGRLDLSGGTVEPYVEFQSCRFDSEIQLSEARFGTLRLVNCAIPRLEAARLHTEGDLHLPRCRVARGIRLTDAQIGTDLLISQAVVQRDSKGRAIAADGMAVAQDFQGEMLEAYGEVSLRGAKVGVSMSLRGARLRNPSGRRALNAPQLTVERTLYLTSVALDHSPGDSGTHTPPYGLGETPLGGRRARAFECEGGMRLDDGRFGDAIDFYGARFLLSAEQELSLRRIQTPELRFVGEQPERGKVVLSGAKVVKLVDMSTSWPGPGRLSMEGCSYELLAPRGHFPLARRLAWVEAATPDYSPEPYERLAAVLRASGEDADARMVLLAKQRRRRATLPPAAKAWGYLQDWTVVYGYRPGRAALWMAVLWAAGSLLFSRLDPPAIKADEHPHWNAALYALDLLLPVVDFGQEGQWDLRGGWQWGAAALVVLGWILATTVAAGASRLLRRG; encoded by the coding sequence ATGGCCGAGGCGCGCGCGGGCGGGGAGCCCGCCGACGCGACCGCCGCCGAGCTGCGGATGTGGCAGGCGTACCGGACGGGCGGTGTCTGCGACCTCAGTGCGCGCGCCGCCGGCCGGGACGACCCGCATTCCGACCGGGCCTGGGGTCCGGAGCGCACCGTCCGGGCCGGGACGGTCGCCCTGCTGCTGCTCCACGGCCCGCCGCCGGTACCGGGCCGGGTCGCCTCGTTGAAGCTGCGCGGGGTGCGGATCAGCGGGCGGCTCGACCTGTCCGGGGGCACCGTCGAGCCGTACGTGGAGTTCCAGTCCTGCCGCTTCGACAGCGAGATCCAGCTGTCCGAGGCCCGGTTCGGCACGTTGCGCCTGGTCAACTGCGCGATCCCGCGGCTGGAGGCGGCTCGGCTGCACACCGAGGGCGATCTGCACCTGCCGCGGTGCCGCGTGGCGCGGGGCATACGGCTGACCGACGCGCAGATCGGCACCGACCTGTTGATCAGCCAGGCGGTGGTGCAGCGCGACAGCAAGGGTCGGGCCATCGCCGCCGACGGGATGGCGGTGGCGCAGGACTTCCAGGGCGAGATGCTGGAGGCGTACGGGGAGGTCAGTCTGCGCGGCGCGAAGGTCGGCGTGTCGATGAGCCTGCGCGGGGCCCGGCTGCGCAACCCGTCGGGGCGGCGCGCGCTGAACGCCCCGCAGCTCACCGTGGAGCGGACCCTGTACCTGACCTCGGTCGCCCTGGACCACTCCCCCGGTGATTCCGGGACCCACACGCCCCCGTACGGGCTGGGCGAGACCCCGCTCGGCGGTCGGCGGGCGCGGGCCTTCGAGTGCGAGGGAGGGATGCGGCTGGACGACGGGCGGTTCGGCGACGCGATCGACTTCTACGGGGCCCGGTTCCTCCTGTCGGCGGAACAGGAGCTCTCCCTGCGGCGGATCCAGACGCCGGAGCTGCGGTTCGTCGGCGAGCAGCCGGAGCGGGGAAAGGTGGTGCTGTCCGGGGCCAAGGTGGTCAAGCTGGTCGACATGTCGACCAGCTGGCCGGGCCCGGGTCGGCTGTCGATGGAGGGCTGCTCGTACGAGTTGCTCGCGCCCCGGGGTCACTTCCCGCTGGCCCGCCGGCTGGCCTGGGTGGAGGCCGCCACGCCCGACTACTCGCCGGAGCCGTACGAGCGGCTCGCGGCGGTCCTGCGGGCGAGCGGCGAGGACGCGGACGCCCGGATGGTGCTGTTGGCCAAGCAGCGCCGTCGCCGGGCCACGCTGCCGCCCGCGGCGAAGGCCTGGGGGTACCTCCAGGACTGGACGGTGGTGTACGGCTACCGGCCGGGCCGGGCGGCGCTGTGGATGGCGGTGCTGTGGGCGGCGGGCTCGCTGCTGTTCTCCCGGCTCGACCCGCCCGCGATCAAGGCGGACGAGCATCCGCACTGGAACGCCGCCCTGTACGCGCTCGATCTGCTGCTCCCGGTCGTCGATTTCGGGCAGGAGGGGCAGTGGGATCTGCGGGGTGGTTGGCAGTGGGGGGCGGCGGCCCTGGTCGTACTGGGGTGGATCCTGGCCACGACGGTGGCGGCGGGCGCGTCCCGGCTGCTGCGGCGGGGGTGA
- a CDS encoding LON peptidase substrate-binding domain-containing protein, translated as MTTVRLPLFPLNSVLFPGLVLPLNIFEERYRAMMRELLKTSEDEPRRFAVVAIRDGREVAPTAPGLPDPTALPERGPTAGFGADPIQAFHRVGCVADAATIREREDGSFEVLATGTSRVRLLSVDASGPFLVAELEELPEDSGEGAGALAEGVLRAFRNYQKRLAGARERSLTGAELPDEPSVVSYLVAAAAVLDIPAKQRLLQAPDTATRLAEELKLLRAETAVIRHLPSLPAVDLTRAPTSPN; from the coding sequence GTGACCACCGTTCGCCTGCCACTCTTCCCGCTGAACTCGGTGCTGTTCCCGGGCCTCGTGTTGCCGCTGAACATCTTCGAGGAGCGCTATCGCGCCATGATGCGCGAGCTGCTGAAGACGAGCGAGGACGAGCCGCGACGCTTCGCGGTCGTCGCGATCCGCGACGGCCGGGAGGTCGCGCCGACCGCGCCCGGCCTGCCCGATCCGACGGCGCTGCCCGAGCGGGGCCCGACGGCCGGTTTCGGCGCGGACCCGATCCAGGCGTTCCACCGGGTGGGTTGCGTCGCGGACGCCGCGACGATCCGGGAGCGGGAGGACGGCAGTTTCGAGGTGCTGGCCACCGGGACCTCCCGGGTCCGCCTGCTGTCGGTCGACGCGTCGGGGCCGTTCCTGGTCGCGGAGCTGGAGGAACTCCCCGAGGACTCGGGCGAGGGCGCGGGAGCGCTGGCCGAGGGCGTGCTGCGGGCGTTCCGGAACTACCAGAAGCGGCTGGCGGGGGCCCGTGAGCGGTCGCTGACGGGCGCCGAGCTGCCGGACGAGCCGTCGGTGGTCTCGTACCTGGTCGCCGCGGCGGCGGTGCTCGACATCCCGGCGAAGCAGCGGCTGCTCCAGGCGCCGGACACGGCGACCCGGCTCGCCGAGGAGCTGAAGCTGCTGCGCGCCGAGACGGCCGTGATCCGCCATCTGCCGTCGCTGCCCGCGGTGGACCTGACGCGCGCGCCGACGAGCCCGAACTGA